The Ciconia boyciana chromosome 7, ASM3463844v1, whole genome shotgun sequence region ttgTGTGCGTTGTTGtgtttaagggaaaaaaagccaacaccCACACCCGCAAAAACCCCGGTACCCATTCAAATGTGTGAATTTACAGGCAGCTGATCTGTGCTTGGCttcctgcctgccagcctgcagcaggcaggatgcTGCAGGTGGAGAGGAAGTGGATGGGTCTTGAATCCCAGTGGAGGGACCAAGCAGGCAGGGTGGCTGCTTCATCCCGTCTTGCCGGCTGTCGTCCTGGTGCGTGGACAGGGCTGAGTGCTGGCCGGTGGCGTGTGGAAGGGGACAGTTGGTCTGAGCAGTGCCGCTGGCAGTGCTGAGTGGCAGGAGAGACGAGCCCTTGCGCTCCAGCCGCCTTCCCCTGTGTGCTAGTGATGTCTCTTCACCCTCTGTTCCTCCCAGGCAGGTTTTAACGCTGGTGATGGAAAGCGCTACTTCAACATCCCCGGATCCCGCACCGATGACATCGCTGACGTGGAGATGACGACAAATGTGGGTATCCCCGGGCGCTGGGTGTTCAGAATCGATGATGCCCAGGTGCAAGTGGGGGGCTGCAGCAATACAAGTAAGAGGACAGCAGTTAGGTTTATTTAACTCCCAACCCAACCCCACACTGTTCTCCAGCCTGTCTTTCCCTGCCTCAACCCCCACCTCCGCGGGGTGGAAGAGATGGCTCGAAgggcttggggagggaggggaggcagccaTGGGGGGACCATCCTCAGTGCCTGCCGTGACTGGGGATGGCACTTATAGGTGCCccggggctgggaaggggctgggagagcaaatggggaggggaggaagactTTTGAGATGAAAAGAGCCTGCGGGGAGTGATGAGGGAGGCTGGGAAGGCGGTAACGGCACACAGGCAGGGGCACGGCACGAGGGACCGGCACCCTAGGGGGATGCACAGCTCTGTAAGTCCCAGGAGGCCGGGGCAAGCCGTGCGGAGAGCTGCTGCATGCCAGCCTCCCCCGTGGGGCCagggtgccagggctgggccaTGGTCCCCACCCCGGGGGTCCTGACATGTACCCCACGGAGCTGCTGGCCTCCTGTTCCTcgtccctgctccccccccagcTGTGTTTTCCCACCCGTGATCTGCGTGTGTCTCGCATTGCCGGTGGGTTTGCTGTACATGGGCTCTCCTGtccccctttccctctgccctgggcaCTAAGCGAGGGCATGTCCATGTGCCCCTGGCCGGCGGGGCTGACCCTGTGCAGCCTCTCCCCCTTGCGCAGGAGGAATAAAACTGCCCCCCGTCCCAGGGGAGCCTGCGAGGAGCGGACCCTGCCCTGCCATGAGACAGGCAGCTCCTGTGGGCTCCCTGAGCATCCTGGGGAGCCGGGTGGGCGCGGAGACAGACCCCGGTGCTGGTGTGGCTGGAAGGCGGCGGGTGAGCCCTGCTGGGGTGTGGGCTGACAGGGGGCACTGCCTGTCCCCACAGCCTCTGTCTGCCTGACACTGCGGCCCTGCCTGAATGGGGGGAAGTGTATCGAGGACTGCATCACGGGCAACCCCTCGTAcacctgctcctgcctggctggcTTTACCGGGAAGAGGTGCCATGTTGGTGAGTGCTGTCCCCGAGCTCCTGGCGCTTTGTCACAGGGAGCAGGTCTCACTTCTGGTGTCACAGCCACGTGCTGGCAGTCTCTGTCCCTgtggctgtccctgccctgagcTCCTGCCCCCACCCGGGGCTCTGTTTCAGATGTGGACGAGTGTCTCTCCCACCCATGTCAGAATGGAGCCACCTGCCTCAATGGTGCCGGCAGCTTCAGCTGCAGGTGCCTGCCGGGCTTCAGAGGCACCAGCTGCGAGGCCGGTGAGCATGGGGCTGCCAGCGTGGCGGGGCTGGGTCTTTGCCATGCTTGAAGAGCAGAGACCCCAagcttggggggagggggggggatcTTCAAGATTGGGGCTGCTGTGGAAGCTGCTGGGCTTGAGTGGTTTGTGACGGGTGCTGAGCACCGCCGGCTTGGATTTCAGCTTGCTCCAGGCAAAGGAAACTTTGCTCTGGCTGTGAGCCCTTCCTGCTACTGGCAGCCTGCTCCGCCAAGGGCTCAGCTCAGCGCTGCCGCCGGCACGTCTCCCCACCACTGCTCCTTTAGTGAGAAAAACTGGCAGTTAGTGCTGAAACAGAAGTCTTGGAGGCCCTGCTTTTGCAGGTGATGCTCTTGTCCCAAGCCCTTTGAAGCCAGCGGGGATTCTCCCGGTCCCTGGCAGGGGCTGTGGTGGTCGAtttcccctgctgctggccTCTGCCCACCGGTGGAAGTGCTGCCAAAGCATTTGGCTCCCAGCAAGCCTCCGTGCtggtggaggagagcagggagttgacttttgggggagggagggagaagcgCCCAGCATGGCATGCTGGCATCCAAGAGGTGCAGGGGGATGAAAGGGCTGAGCTGCCTGAGGAAGAGTTTTGGGAAGAGCCATGGCTGGGGACGTGACTGCTGTCTCCCACTGGAGGGTGTGTTGGTGGCTCCGAGGTGCACTCTCTGCCCGGCCCCAGCATCACCATGTGTGCAGAGGATGCCATGTGctggtcctgcacctgggttgatgccccccctctctttttttcgGTGTCCCACTGCAGAAGAGTCGCCATGTGAGAGTAGAGTGTGCCAGAACGGCGGGAGGTGCCAGGCAGTGAATGGGACAGCAGCGTGCTTGTGCCAGCCAGGGTACACAGGGGTGGACTGCCAGACAGGTGGGTGGCAGGAGCAGGCGTGGGGGGGGGTTGGTGACATTTTGTGCCTTGGCAAGCTGCCTTCCCACGCTGCTCCACCCCTGGCCGTCGTTTTGGGAGGGAAGTGCTTGGCGTTGCTGGTGGCactgattcccccccccccccccccccccccggctattgccttccccctcccaagCATCATCCAGGATGGGAGGCAGCGGGTGGACTGGCAGTGCCTATGCCTGGCCTGACCACCCCTCCCGACCTCCCCTTGCAGAGGTGAATGAGTGCGAGTCCAGTCCATGCCTGAACGGTGGGCACTGCATTGACCTGGTCGATAACTACACCTGTGTGTGCCTGGAGCCCTTCGTGGGACAGCGCTGTGAGACaggtgcctgctcctgcctgcgcCTCAGGATGACCCACACTAGGGACTGTGTCCCCCACACTCTGCTGGCCatcacagcccctctcccagggCCAGGCTCTGCTCATCACTTGCTTGCTTTCCCCCCCCAGACTCATCTTCCTGCGAGGACCGGAGCTGCCGGAACCGGCAGACGTGCAACTACATCCGCCCTGGCCGCTACATCTGCACCTGCTCCCCGGGTTATTATGGCAACAACTGCCAGTATGGTGAGTGGAGGCACGTCTCGCCCAGCCTGGCACAGGAGCTGGTTTCGCGGGAGCCGGGGGGAAGGGGTGAATGGCTAAAAAGGGGCTGCATCAGCCATAGGCAGTGCCGAAAGCTGGTGGGCAGGGTATGCAGAGGGATCATGGTGCTGCCGGCAGGGAGCTCCTTCCATCGGGGCTGCTTGGCCATGGTGGGGTCTCCAGTGTGAAGCTGGGCTAgaccagctctgccctgcctcccccaggaGAGAGGGTGTtccagccccaggctgggaTGGCTGTGGCTcagcctcccccttccccacaggCGGGCCCCGcgtgcctgctgcctgcctctcccaccCATGCCAGAAtgcgggcagctgcctggagaCAGAGCAGGGCTACATCTGCGAATGCCAGGAGGGCTACACTGGGCAGGACTGTCGAGACAGTGAGTACCAGGAGGATCTCTGTGGTGGGATGTCACATCTCTAGGGGAGCCCTTGTGCTCCtgagaaggagaagcagcagccctggagagCCCACTGAGGGCTCCTGGACTGAACAGCGGATCCGTCCTGCTGAAGGAGGCTatgtctgggggggggggggagggggaggactCGTGGCTGCTACCCACCTGAGCTCCCCCTGTGGATGGCATCCAGCAAGGCTGCTTGGCTTTCCCAGTACCACAAGCAGGAGGGGTCCTGGCATGCTCCCATCTCCTCTCTTGCAGAGCTCTCGGAGGGCTGCGAGTGTCGCAACGGGGGCAGTTGTCTGGAGGGGAACGTCACCATCTGCCAGTGCCTGCCTGGGTTTTTTGGTCTCCTCTGTGAATTTGGTAGGTGAAGGCTTCTTGCTCGCTGTGTTTGCTCCCTCTCCAGAATGCTTgagccaggcaggctgcaggcaagCAAGGAAACACTCTGCCAATGCCTGAGCCTAGTGTGGTACCAGGGGTATGCACTGAATTTGAGCCTGGAAATATTGTCCCCTGGTGAGGAGGCAACGCTTCTATCTCCATCGCTCCCCCTTGAGCCgtgcctctcccagcccctggccccagcccagcttCCCTGGGTAGGGAGGGAACCGTAGCCTTCGTGCACTCCTGCTCCGAAGCTCACTGGGCATCCGGGCTGGCCCTTGCCCTTCACACAGTCTGTGGCATGTGGTACAGAGGGTCTGTCCCGTCTCATCAGACCCTGCAAAGTTAGGACACCCCAGTTTCTGGCCAGGCAGCTGGCTGGATGTCGTCCTGCCACCAGTTGACGGAGGCTGGCACTCGCCATGTGTTCGCAGAAGTCACTACCACACCGTGCAACATGAACACCCAGTGCCCAGATGGTGGGTACTGCATGGAGTATGGTGGGAGCTACCTGTGCGTCTGCCACACTGACTATGGCACCAACCACAGTAAGTCTTGTCCATGGGGATGCGGGACCAGCCCTGGGAAGGGACATGCAACAGGGGTTGGGGGCTGAGCAGGGATACAGTAATCGGCCAGGGAGCAGCCCTCACACCCCTGGTCATACGTCCTCAGTGATGCCCTGTGTTTGGCTTTGCAGCAATGCCATCCCCCTGTGACTCGGAGCCCTGCCTGAATGGCGGGTCCTGCGAGGTTCATGACGACTCATATACCTGCGAGTGTCCTCAAGGCTTCCTTGGCAAGCACTGTGAGAAAGGTACCTGCATggagctccctgccagccccaggacCAGAAAAGAGCTTGGATCCTTGTGGTAGATGAGCGGCTgcttgctgagctgcagctaGAAATGGGTGCAGGTtatcccatcccatcctatcCCACAGGGTGGAGGGAGGATTGCGTGGCTCTCTTCACAGCCCCTAACAGTTGCGGTAGCTGATCCAGTTGTTGTGTTTCCTGCAGAACACCATTAGTGTTGGAGTTTTTTTACATGCCTGAGCTTCTGGCCTCAGGAACAGCCACCAGTCCCCTGGCATCATGCACCCATGGCACCCGCAAGGCCCCGGCATGTGTCTGCATGGGTGTTGTTTCATGGTGTTGCTGAGCCCAGGGCTATGAGGCTTAGGTGTGCTCTGCTTTCCCGCAGCAAGGGGTTTGGTGGGGTGCTGGCGGGAGGCGATGGCTCTcagggtgctggcagcagggggtGACCCCTGCTCTCGGCGTTCTCTCTGCAGCTAAGCCACGGCTCTGCAGCACGGGGCCCTGTCGCAACGGGGGCACCTGCAGGGAGGCGGATGGCGAGTACCACTGCACCTGCCCCTACCGCTTCACTGGCAAGCACTGTGAGATTGGTACGGCTTCCCAGCCCCCACCCCGGGGAGGAGAGGCAACAGTCATCCATGCTCAttgctcagctcctgcctgccctctctccccaggTAAGCCAGACCCTTGCGCCTCAGGGCCTTGCCAGAACAGGGGCACCTGCTTCCACTACATCGGCAAGTACAAGTGCGACTGTCCCCCAGGCTACACTGGCCGGCACTGTGAGATTGGTAGGTGTgagcagggctgcctggggaggtgTTGGGGCTGCTAGTGGAGCCAACAGCCGTGGTGGTAGCAAGCGAGCcttgctgcttgctttgaaCCTCCTTCCCTGTAATTTGAAGTGCTTTGACTCTTCCTTGCACCCTGCTGGAAGCCGGGGAAGCGCTGCCAGAGGGGGAAAGGGGATGGCTCTAGTTTCTgggctctgccagctctgcagtggtTGCTCTTTGCTCCGCTCTTCTAGTGCCCTCCCCGTGCTTCTTCAGCGCCTGTGAGAATGGCGCTACCTGTGAGGACCGTGGCAAGGGCTATGCTTGCACATGCCCAATGGGCTATGTAGGGAAGCACTGCCAGTCTGGTAAGGGCCTTGTGCTGCCCCTGCCAGCCAGAAGCTTGGGGTGCCTCTGTGGGCCCCACTCACCCCCCTGTCTCTCCCCAGAGGTTGACTGCGGCGTTCCCAGTGAGGTGAAGCATGCCCAGGCCTCTTTCAACTCCACCAAGGTGGGCTCGCTGGCTGAATACCATTGTGAGCTGGGCTACACCCTCAGTCAGCACAACCACCCCCGTGTCTGCCGCTTGCCAGGTGTCTGGAGTGACCCCCCCGAGTGCGATGGTGAGAAGCCCTGGGGCACCGTCCCAGTGGCCTGCGCTTATGACCATGGTTTGGTGACCCCAGGACATGGACTCCAGTCCTCCCCTGCCCGTGTCTGTGGACAGAGCTCCCCCGGGGACCCCTGCCTGGTGCTCATGTCTCTCGCCTTATCTCTCCCCTGCCCAAATGCTTGCAGAGATCGATGAGTGctggtcccagccctgcctgaatGGTGGCCGGTGCAAGGACCATGTCGCCAAGTTCCTGTGCCTGTGTGAGCCGGGTTACACTGGCCACCACTGCGAGTCGGGTAGGAGACCGTGCCTGGTATGCTCTGGGGCCACTGCAGGCAGCCATAGCAAACCCTTCCTCGCCCCCCAGGCCTTGGGGAATGACAGCGGGCGTGAACCCACggccaggagctgggctgcctGTGGTTGTGTGGGCTGGCTTCAGTCTCCTGCCTGTGCGCTCAGATCAGCCTGCAGCGAGTGCTCCTCTTCCGGAGCCCCCGGCCAGCTGTGGGATGTGCTGGTGGGGAGACGCTGGTCATGGTtgggcagaggagcaggcagggctgtggggcacgTGCGCTACTTGTGTCCCCCTGCTAATGGATGCTGTGTAGGCATCCCCATCACTGATGGGGCAATGACTTCTCCTGACACATGTTAAGCCCGTGCAGAGAAGCCCTAGATCTCGGGATCTGTGTGGCAAGTGCCCTGCATGGCTCCAGAGCTATTGGCCAAGagtcagaggaaaaagcagcttgAGGTTGCACACTTTTGGCCACACTGTGCTCATGCTCCCTTGTATGCACATGGTCGTGGTTGTGTATGGGTGCTGGTTGAAGCGGGTGACAGGCAGCATGGGGGCTGGTGGGACTCTGTGGCAGGCGGCTCTAATCTGGCTACCCAGGGCCTGGCAGAGGACAGTGGTGGGAGAAGGTGGGATACCCGCCAGGGGTTAGAGGAGGGGACGTGCCCCAGGCACCCTGCGGGACCTCTTGGCACAACCCCACACTGCCAgctgtccccacgtgtccctgtgggcatgtccccatgcccagctCCCACTGCAGCCCCTGCGCAGGGGCAGGCATGGGGTAATGGGCTCCCAATGGCCTCAGGAGTAGGGCTGTTCCTGGCTGGTGGGCTTGGGGGTAGTGAGTGACGTGGGGAGGCTCTGCACCCTGCGGGAGAAGCGCTGCCTCTCTGagccccctgtcccctgccactGACCCCATTGCTGTGCTGAGCCGGTGCCTGTCCTCCCGCCGCTCCCCAGATGTCGACGAGTGCCAGTCAGAGCCCTGTAAGAACGGCGGAACCTGCCGGGACCTCCCTGGGTCCTTTGCTTGCTACTGTCCTGAGGGCTTTGTGGGGACCCAGTGCGAGACAGGTAGGGACTCGCCCTtcctggggtggtgggaggctGGACTGGGCACTGGGATGCGGCCGGGACCAGCACCGAGCCAGGCGGCTCGTTGCCGTCTTGGGCACCTTGACCCCGAGCCATCGCTCTGGGGACTTGCTGCCTGTCACGCCTCCTTGCCTGCGGTTTCGGGGGCAGAGCTGAAACTGCtctggtggggagggagcaagGAACAAGGTGTCTGCCAGTGATGGATCCCCTTTTGAAGGCATTCACCCCCTGGATGTGGCTGCCACAGCGCTTGGGTGGGATTCTGGGTCCAGACCCACTGTGCCAAGCCCTGGGCTGCACGTCCATTCTGCTGCCCGCTCAGGGGGTCATTGCCATTGCTCGCCCACgggagctggctgctggcatGCTGGGGGCCCCCACTCACCaccagcctcctcctgcctccagaaGTGGATGCCTGTGAGTCAGGCCCTTGCCGAAATGGAGGGGAATGCGAGAGCTACGGGGGCTCCTACCTCTGCGTGTGCCCGGAGGGTTTCTTCGGCTACCACTGTGAGACAGGTGAGGTGGGCAGGGTGGCTCGGCACAGGGCCACTTGGCCAGCTGGCACTGCTAATACTGCCGGGCCTGGCGCTTCTCCTGCAGCCAGCGACCCCTGCTTCTCCAGCCCCTGCGGGAGCAGAGGCTACTGCCTGCCTGGCAATGGCACCCACAGCTGCACCTGCAAAGTCAGCTACACAGGCAAGAGCTGCGAAAAAGGTAAAGGCCCTCAGGAGCGGCACCAGGATGTGGCGCGGGGCTCGACAACGGCCTGGCGGTGGCCACTGCCCACGGAGGGCTCGACACTGTTTGGGACCAGCAGCTCTCCTTgaggcgggcagggctggggcctTGTCTCCGTGGGGGGGCAGCCCGGGCCCCATCCATGCTGCGGGCGGGTGCTGGCATGCTGAGCTGCTGCCGCAGGTGCCAGGCTTGGCGTGAGGATGTCGGGAACAGGTTTTACTGGCCCCCTGCAGTGATGGCGATCCCCTCAGATGCCCTCAGGAGGGGAGGCCGAGGTGTCCAAGGGAAGCCTCTTGCCGCCAGCAGTGGTGTCTCTGGGGCCCCTCGTCCCATCTTGCCGGTGCCCTAGGCCTGGCAGGTGGCAGCAAGCGCTCGACCGCCAGTGCTGCCAGGTCACAGTGGCTGGGAGTGCTCCTGGTGCCCTGGCTCCTCCGGTGCCCGCAGTGCCCCTGCCAGGTGTGCGGAGAGAGAGAGCAAGGGCCCCATCCTCCATCGCTGCCTCTCTGCCTCTTGCTGCCGGGGTCTGTTATCTAAAGATTCATGGCGTTACCTCTCCCCTTTGCTTTTGCCCACACCCTGAAGAATTGCTGCCACCAACCTCATTAAAGGTGGAAAGGGTGGAGGACACTGGTGTGTTGATTTCTTGGCACCCACCTGAGGACGCAGCCGCCAGGCAACTCATTGACGGCTACGCCGTGACGTACGTATCCCTCGACGGCTCTTACCGCAGGACAGATTTTGTGGACCGAAGTCGTTCTGCCCACCAATTGCGGGCACTAGCCTCCGGCAGAGCCTacaatatttctgtcttttcagtcaAACGCAACGTGAACAACAAGAATGATATCAGCAGGCCCATCATGCTCACCACGCGCACTAGTGAGTAGCGTCCCCGGGGGGATCATGGTCGTGAGCATGTGTGGCCCCCACAGGCACCAGGgcttctgctgcctcctccctgctgcctgctccagctgcagtctGGGCCTGTGCCGAACCCCGGCAGGTTTGGTGGTGCAGATCCTAAAATCCAGCTGGGGGCCTTTGGAAAGCGCTTGGCACAGAGAATTGCTGTTCTCTTTGCTGTGAGTAAAAGGAGTCTGAACCCCATGCAGCTCACTGGGCCCCTGCCCAGGGGCTGGTAAGGGAGCTGGCAGTGGGGATCACTCCTGGATCCTGTTCATCAGGGCCAGGCTGCGCCTGCTGCACTGGTTAGTCCTTGTCACTGGGCCAAGGGTAGCGCAGGTCCCCAGTGCTGCTTGGCTGAGCTGGAGAAGCCCCTGCGCCAGccaggcagcggggctgggtgaTCTCTGCCAACAACGAGCCCTGTGGGCGAGTCACTGCCATCCCACTGGGCTTGGTGTGGGGACGTGCTAGAGAGGGCAGAGGCTGGCAAGGACCTCTGCTCtgtgggcagagggaagggggcaCAGTAGTATCTCTGTGGGGGGATGGGCAGGTGGAGCAGTTGCAGTCCTGCTTTCTAGGGCAGGTGGATGTAGAAATCAAGTGCAAACTGAGGATGGGAGGGGATTAGACCTAGAAAAGCTGCCCTCTAACAAGAAGGGCATGGTGGTGGGAAAGCCCGTGGGCTACATCCCCCCCAGCGGGCTGAGACCGAGTGAAGCccaggggaggagaaggcaggcaTGGCGCTGGGCACAGCAGGGGTCTGTGCCCCTGGCCATGGCATCTTGGGAGGCCTTGAGCCAGGGCTGGATGCCAGGGGCAGTGAGAACGAGGCTCAGGACAGCTGCCTGGGGCGTGCAGTGGACTTAGGGCTAGGCCCAGGCACTGCAGCCCCTTTGGAGCTGCTGTCAggaggctgggggcagaggaggacaGCCCCAGGGGTGCCACGGATGGCATAAGGCCTTTGCAGGCAGGTAGATGGATGTgactcctgcctgcccacacCTCCCGCCTGCCTGCAGGTGGTGAGGACGGGAGAGCATGAGTCTGGCAGGGCAGgtggtgctgagctgctccCGCTGGGGAAGCCAATCTATAGGGGCAGGCAGGACCCCCCTTGCAGGGGCGTGTGGGAGGGATGGATGAGGTGACCCGTGATGACCAGCAGCTGACTGCAGCCCTCTCTGCTTGCTCTGGCCAGGACCGCGTCCGGTGGAAGGCTTTGAGATCACGAATGTGACGGCCAGCGCCATCACGGTGCAATGGGCTCTCCACCGGCTCAAGCACTCCACCGTTAGTAGGGTGCGTGTTGCCATCCGCCAGCCAGGTGACCTGGCAGACCGCACTGTGGAGCTGAACAGCAGCGTGGCCAAGTATACCTTCTTGTGAGTGGGGCGGCAGACAGGTGCCAGGCCAGCTGGCCCTCCCAGGCTGCCCacctttccccttcccaccctgccttcctcctccacagggacctgcagccaggagagaggTACATTGTCCATGTCACAACGCTGAGCGGCCTGGGGATGGAAGACCACCCCTCAGAGAGTCTGGCCACAGCTCCTTTCCACGTGTGGACAAGTGAGTGGGATTGCCTTTGCCACCCCCCCACTGCTTCAGGGGCCCTGGGGCTTGGCAGGCACAGGGCAGCCATGGCTCATGGCCAGCAGGaaagctgcagggaggggaaggtgcaTAAGCTGCCAGGCTGTCTGGCCAGCATGGCATGTAGGAGGCGTGCAGGCAGCCCTCAGGAAGGGCaggcaaggcagcagcacaTCCTCCCCTGTCAGATGTTGTTCACTGCCCAAGACCAGCATGAGCTCAGCCCTATGCGGAGCCTGTATGGGCCTGATTCATCCCCTGCTGTATGGCAGCCGGAGGGCAAGGACCAGACCTGGGTGCCAGGGTGCAGTGAGGCTCTGCCCCCGTTGCCAGGGACCTAGTGCTGAGCATCTCCTCCCAGTGCAttgcacagctggagctgagctgAGGGTTGGCTGGGGCATGGCCAGGCAAGCTGAGGCCCTGGAATGCTTATTAGGTGGTGTGTGAGCAAGTAACGCAGTCGCCATTCAAGGACACCAGCGCTGActccttttctccccacctcctgcctgccccagggcctctccccccccaaaacctcacCGCCTCCCGCATCACCACTACCTCTGTGTCCATGGCATGGGAGCAGCCACCCGCTGGTGCTGTGGAGGCGTACATCATCAATGTCACCACTGCTCAGAGCGTGAAGAGCCGCTATGTGCCCAATGGGAAGCTCGTGACCTACATGGTGCGGGACCTGCTCCCTGGGCAGCGGTACCGCCTGTCTGTGACGGCTGTGCAGAACACGGAGCAAGGTCAAGTGCACAGTGAGCCCATCCACCTCTACGTCACCACCTGTGAGTGCCTGGCTTGCCGGGGCACTGTCAGTTTGCTGCGGCACAAGGGAGGCAATGGCCTAATGGGCAAGTGGGGCAGGGGGATAGGAAACCAGTTGACCAACAGTAACGAGCCCATGGGGACTTGCTGCGCCAGAACCGggtgcctgcagcaggctgTGGGGACAGGATGCAGGTCCCCTGGAAAGGGAGGTGGGGGTTGCAGGGTGCCACCTCCATTAGCGGAGAGCTGATAAAGAGTTACAGCTCGGTGATGCTTCAAGGGGACTGGTGTTTGCAGCCCAGGCATGTGTAGAGTGTGCACATGTCCCTGGACAGCCCTAAATGGCAGCCTGAGGATgaggggactggctgggcgttgggTTGCAGTGCAGACTCATGGCCTGCCTCCCACTAAACCTAACCCTTTGGTCTGCAGTGCAGAGGGATGGGGCTCCGGAGAGACGGTGGAGCCAAGCTGGACACCCCCGGGTCCTGCGCAACAGGCTGCCCCCAGCTTTCCTGCCTGAACTCCGCTTGCTAGCAGATCGTGACACAGCTGAGGAGCCCTCACCAGCCCCCAGGTAGGTGCTGCCCCGACAGCAGCACCCCTGGCTCTTCAACCAGCACTCTGCCCAAGCATTGGGCTGAACACAGCCCCTTTTCCCAGCTCCCTTGTCCAGGTGTGCACAGGGTCAAGCCATGCTCCTGCTGGGTTGCGCCTCTTGCCCACCCACTGGGGCCCTGAGCCAGGCAGGCCCTTGCCCTGTGAGCAGGTCCCCCATGCTGCCCACAGCTGAGCCTGCACCAAGCCTCATGCCACCAGCACGTGCTTTAtccagctgcctccagccctaGCGCATGGGGTGGCTGTGGCCTGGGGGTCCCACAGTGCCCTGTACCCTCATGGCTCTCCTGTCCCAGGTTCACTGAGCTGGTAGATGGCAGAGGGAGGATCAGCACCAGGTTCAGCACTGCGCTAAGCAAATCCATCACTGTGAAGACACGTAAGtgctctgctgcctttctggGCCCATCCTGTCACCCAGTGCCATCTCTTATGCCTACACCCAGGATGGGGtggcagccaggcaggctgctgtAGGGCTGGGGGAGCCATAGAGGAGGGCAGAACCCTCTCACCTCTTGCTGGGCAGACAAGCATCTGCCCTGCTCGCTAGACCCCTGCCCAGGGAGAGGGGTGACACATGGCCAGCTGTGGAGCCCAGAGAGGGACCCTCGATGATGGGAGGCGATGCCAGCTGTAGCACGGGCTGACCTCCCCTGCCAACAGCAGTAGGAGCCCAGGCAGCCACCCCGTGgccctccagcacagctcctgcctgcccagcagccTGAGCCCCTGCTGCCAAGCACAGCCTCACACTTGAGGAGGGTGCCTGGGTGAGATGCCCTTTGCTAGCCCAGGACCAGCCTCCTGTTTGCCACCCCAGAACACCAGGCATACAAGTGCCAGCCCAAGATATCCTACCAGACCTGGGAACCCCATGCCATGGAGTGGGGAAGGGGCCTCGCGCACCTGATGACAGCCCTGGGCTTGCTGCACCtct contains the following coding sequences:
- the SNED1 gene encoding sushi, nidogen and EGF-like domain-containing protein 1 isoform X6, which gives rise to MRGLAGWAVLVALGEWLWAGGVVPLADFYPFGPTQGDAATRKQDDGGSELRPLSIPFPFFGAGHTGLYVNNNGIISFLKEVSQFTPVAFPISKDRRVVAAFWADVDNRQAGDVYYRESTEQPILERASRDITQYFPEFPGFSAQWVFIATWYRVTFFGGSSLSPVNTFQIVLITDGKLSFTIFNYESITWTTGMHASSGGDFAGLGGIAAQAGFNAGDGKRYFNIPGSRTDDIADVEMTTNVGIPGRWVFRIDDAQVQVGGCSNTTSVCLTLRPCLNGGKCIEDCITGNPSYTCSCLAGFTGKRCHVDVDECLSHPCQNGATCLNGAGSFSCRCLPGFRGTSCEAEESPCESRVCQNGGRCQAVNGTAACLCQPGYTGVDCQTEVNECESSPCLNGGHCIDLVDNYTCVCLEPFVGQRCETDSSSCEDRSCRNRQTCNYIRPGRYICTCSPGYYGNNCQYGGPRVPAACLSHPCQNAGSCLETEQGYICECQEGYTGQDCRDKLSEGCECRNGGSCLEGNVTICQCLPGFFGLLCEFAMPSPCDSEPCLNGGSCEVHDDSYTCECPQGFLGKHCEKAKPRLCSTGPCRNGGTCREADGEYHCTCPYRFTGKHCEIGKPDPCASGPCQNRGTCFHYIGKYKCDCPPGYTGRHCEIEVDCGVPSEVKHAQASFNSTKVGSLAEYHCELGYTLSQHNHPRVCRLPGVWSDPPECDEIDECWSQPCLNGGRCKDHVAKFLCLCEPGYTGHHCESDVDECQSEPCKNGGTCRDLPGSFACYCPEGFVGTQCETEVDACESGPCRNGGECESYGGSYLCVCPEGFFGYHCETASDPCFSSPCGSRGYCLPGNGTHSCTCKVSYTGKSCEKELLPPTSLKVERVEDTGVLISWHPPEDAAARQLIDGYAVTYVSLDGSYRRTDFVDRSRSAHQLRALASGRAYNISVFSVKRNVNNKNDISRPIMLTTRTRPRPVEGFEITNVTASAITVQWALHRLKHSTVSRVRVAIRQPGDLADRTVELNSSVAKYTFLDLQPGERYIVHVTTLSGLGMEDHPSESLATAPFHVWTRPLPPQNLTASRITTTSVSMAWEQPPAGAVEAYIINVTTAQSVKSRYVPNGKLVTYMVRDLLPGQRYRLSVTAVQNTEQGQVHSEPIHLYVTTLQRDGAPERRWSQAGHPRVLRNRLPPAFLPELRLLADRDTAEEPSPAPRFTELVDGRGRISTRFSTALSKSITVKTQPEAPVKLENVEVSSQGSLALKLREAKSKSEGQNCSTNPCRNGGTCIRDAESYHCDCRLGFKGRLCELAACKKVPHSCTRLYSETKSFPVWEGGTCHYLYRRVYKVHQDFCYKESCESTSSEKTTSRKPSNSHTLKKP